Below is a genomic region from Methanobacterium sp..
TACTCCTTTGGCAGTGAATAAATAAATGGTAAATAGAATTTTACCCATAAAATTTAAATATGAATTGTATGAAATACATGATTGAACATATATTATATACAAAATATGATCAATATAACTGATGGAGGAATATAATCATGGGAAACTATAAGGATCACCACTTTTGGGGCAGTGTCAAAGTTGGTGAACGTGGCCAAATTGTTATTCCTAAAGAAGCTAGAGATAGATTTGATATTAAACCTGGAGATAGTTTAGTAGTCTTTGGAAGAGACAAAAATCAGAAGCTTATACTCTTTAAAAGTGATGTAATGAGAGATTATGCACTTAAAATACTTGAAAATTTAGACAGTCAAGATTAATATATCCTAAGGAGTGATACAAGTGAAAATAGCAGATGGAATAGAAATGATAGAAATACCTATGAAAATGATGGGAAGGGAAAGCACAATTCGCCCAACATTAATATGGGATGATGATACAGTTATCCTGGTTGATGCAGGAATGGTAGGTACTTTACCAGTAATCAAAAAGGCAATGGAAGACGCGGGTGTGCCACTCAAACGGCTTGATAAAATCATAGTTACACACCAGGATATAGACCATATCGGCGGTATTAAAAATATTCTTGAGGAATTACCTGAAGTCAAAGTGCTTGCACATGAAGAGGATAAACCATATATTAAAGGTGAAAAGAAGCTTGTAAGAGTGAACACAAAGTTTATGGAACGTATAAGTGATTTATCAGAAGAAGAACAGAAAAAAGTTTTGTATATATTTGAAAATTCCAATGCACCAGTCGATATAACTTTGGCTGACGGAGAAGAGCTCGCAGACTGCGGAGGAATTGTAGTTATTCATACTCCCGGCCATACACCGGGACACATATGTCTATATCACAAACCTAGTAAAACTCTCATAGCAGGAGATGCGATGAATATCTCTGAGGGACAACTTGTGGGAACAAATAACTTGATTTTAACAGAGGAAGATGTGAAAACAGCCACAGCTTCGCTTAAAAAGTTTGAAAAATATAATGTTGAGAATGTAATAACTTACCATGGAGGTCTGTTTAACGATGACCCCAACCAGAGAATTAAAGAGTTTAATAATGATGAGGCGTAATTTGAATGTTTGATTTTAATTTAATTCTTATTCCTTTATTTGGATTTCTTATAGGCCTCTTCGTGTCCACTTTAGGTGGGGGCGGAGGAGGGTTGTATGTACCTGTTTTGACGTTGATTTTTGGTGTAACTCCACAGGTGGCTGTGGCAACATCTTTAGCATCCGTTTTACCCACCACTGCTGCAGGCGCCTTAAGTCATTATCGTGAAGGTAATGTAGATATTCGTACAGGTTTAATTTTAGGAATTGGCGGAATAGTGGGTACTGTAATAGGGGCATATATTGCCAATATGATACCTCCATTGCTTTTAAAAAAGATTTTGGGTGCTTTTATGTTGATAATGCTGATTCCAACATTAAGAAGCATGCTTAAAAGACGTAAAAATAAAAATGAAGTTAAAAAAGAATCTTCAAAACTTACTGGACCTAAAAAAATTATAGCTTCTCTTTTTGGAGTGGCAGGTGGAATACTGGCAGGAGTTTTTGGACTAAGCGGAACACCGCCAGTTACTGCAGGTCTTTATAGTTTAGGCCTGCCTGCTATGATGGTGGTAGGTACAACTATATTCGTACTCATCTTTAACTCTGTTACAGGTATAGGAACATATTTATTGTTAGGAAGGCTTGATATACCTCTGGTACTCCTTCTTGGTTGTGGATCAGTTGTAGGTGCATTTTTAGGGCCTAAATTGCTTAAAAAAATTAACCCCAAAAATTTTGAAAAAATCTATGGACCTTTGACCATGGGCATAATGCTTATTTCAGGCGCAGCCTTGTTACTTACATAAATTAACCAACAATTTTGCCAGTAAACATAATCAGAGAAACTAGCTATTACGGAGGCTATTAAATGTTTGACTTTAATTTAATTCTTCTTCCTTTATTTGGATTTATTATAGGCCTGCTTGTAACCACTCTTGGAGGGGGCGGTGGATCCTTATATGTACCTATCTTAACTCTCTTTGGTGTAACTCCACAGGTGGCTGTGGCCACATCTCTGGCAACTGTACTGCCAACTACTGCAGCAGGCGCCTACAGCCACCACCGTATGGGAAATATAGACGTCCGCACAGGATTGATTCTGGGAGTCGGGGGAATAATAGGTACATTAATAGGTGCATATATTGCCAATATGATTCCACCTTACATTTTAAAGAAACTATTAGGTG
It encodes:
- a CDS encoding AbrB/MazE/SpoVT family DNA-binding domain-containing protein, which codes for MGNYKDHHFWGSVKVGERGQIVIPKEARDRFDIKPGDSLVVFGRDKNQKLILFKSDVMRDYALKILENLDSQD
- a CDS encoding MBL fold metallo-hydrolase, with product MKIADGIEMIEIPMKMMGRESTIRPTLIWDDDTVILVDAGMVGTLPVIKKAMEDAGVPLKRLDKIIVTHQDIDHIGGIKNILEELPEVKVLAHEEDKPYIKGEKKLVRVNTKFMERISDLSEEEQKKVLYIFENSNAPVDITLADGEELADCGGIVVIHTPGHTPGHICLYHKPSKTLIAGDAMNISEGQLVGTNNLILTEEDVKTATASLKKFEKYNVENVITYHGGLFNDDPNQRIKEFNNDEA
- a CDS encoding sulfite exporter TauE/SafE family protein, yielding MFDFNLILIPLFGFLIGLFVSTLGGGGGGLYVPVLTLIFGVTPQVAVATSLASVLPTTAAGALSHYREGNVDIRTGLILGIGGIVGTVIGAYIANMIPPLLLKKILGAFMLIMLIPTLRSMLKRRKNKNEVKKESSKLTGPKKIIASLFGVAGGILAGVFGLSGTPPVTAGLYSLGLPAMMVVGTTIFVLIFNSVTGIGTYLLLGRLDIPLVLLLGCGSVVGAFLGPKLLKKINPKNFEKIYGPLTMGIMLISGAALLLT